Proteins encoded within one genomic window of Gasterosteus aculeatus chromosome 18, fGasAcu3.hap1.1, whole genome shotgun sequence:
- the LOC120808523 gene encoding mRNA-capping enzyme gives MPRTRPPPRWRNCPRRGQPVAGKFLPMKTMLGPRYDYQVEVKNRFHPSMLFDYLKSLKVKMGLLVDLTNTTRFYDRNDIEKDGIKYVKLPCKGHGECPSKDVTAKFIRLCEHFIEKNPEELIGVHCTHGFNRTGFLMCAYLVEKMDWSIEAAVAAFTQARAPGIYKGEYLKELFRRYGNKDDAPPAPELPAWCFDDDNYVGQESGPRSSGSVARKQKKKKLKQDEVFLEGITVKGVYKNKRHIFFE, from the exons ATGCCCCGCACAAGACCCCCTCCTCGATGGCGGAACTGTCCCAGAAGAGGACAACCTGTAGCAG GTAAATTCCTGCCAATGAAAACAATGCTGGGTCCCAGATACGATTATCAAGTTGAAGTGAAGAACAGGTTTCACCCGAGCATGCTGTTTGACTATTTAAAAAGTCTAAAA GTGAAAATGGGTTTGCTGGTGGATTTGACGAATACCACACGTTTCTATGACCGGAATGATATTGAAAAAGACGGCATAAAATACGTGAAGCTACCGTGTAAAGG CCACGGCGAATGCCCTTCAAAAGATGTGACTGCAAAGTTCATCAGGCTCTGTGAACACTTCATCGAGAAGAATCCGGAAGAATTGATAG GAGTTCATTGCACGCACGGCTTCAACCGCACGGGCTTTCTGATGTGTGCTTACCTGGTGGAGAAGATGGACTGGAG CATCGAAGCAGCTGTGGCTGCCTTCACCCAGGCCCGGGCCCCGGGGATCTACAAGGGCGAGTACCTCAAAGAGCTTTTCCGTCGCTATGGCAACAAGGACGACGCGCCCCCCGCTCCCGAGCTCCCCGCGTGGTGCTTCGACGATGACAACTACGTTGGCCAGGAGTCGGGCCCCAGGTCCTCCGGGTCAGTGGCccgcaaacaaaagaaaaagaagctaaAACAG GATGAAGTATTCCTGGAGGGCATCACGGTGAAAGGCgtctataaaaataaaaggcacaTATTTTTTGAGTGA
- the LOC120808520 gene encoding interleukin-31 receptor subunit alpha gives MKEMSILLALFVLAPSICKALHENTCNVVLKDQYIEWGSDLDVVYPSSCVPRKIFWTLNNRRVGESQSRSVNSTHAVLSLRNFTHQSAILEWHSADTLQVLGGTTITAYSKPGKISCILYRKNQSDELSANLFNCSWEDPIKPSAQIHYSVLIATSSNPSPSEVCESKSKYCIWTISNGMSLLDSVTVTVRAKAAAWEACSDPRAFFPDHIRKMIRPKLTVTPFPDHVLVEWLRASFSKECRCEVSYGKADGGRLTELRPNTTPERSHGKMQIEKWDSCSNYTFSVRCALHEAPWSDWSDKKTVLTKLKKRDVKPLLWRKLSEPNEDGVRKVRAMWTEIASTCPDIFTSIKAAPIQERAVGADRKEASCGSSTCDVYVNQDAHRIILAVLRDETLLVEDSVYVPAIGESLPRVTNIQAATLGGVILVSWNAPIEPVAAYMVDWTHGGDRYYWKESRHTNTTLCDLLDKQPYNITVTPLFVDKTGHGARALQICSRAGDPGNVAIQVEAKDKSALVRWTVSSRAACSGAVVNYTVFYSTQEGPQLNITVDETEQFILLKDLHRETQYSVHVEAAALTGTTRSRETLFYTKRFDPELITVVSVSGSIALLALLLSSCIAVQWKKFMKKPVPNPALSSVVFWPAGSHHEGTCPFQPFSNPSESICDAVYTSEAQSPSTSSLAARCDSNPAGDRTEEHVDPPTPTAPGDPVKSIETQHPSPREDSTGPLLPENSPYRRQTPVESSAPRSSKQCKRVSVKETRKIAPVTVYVTLDMFEQGQDC, from the exons ATGAAGGAGATGTCAATACTTCTAGCTTTATTTGTCCTGGCTCCCTCCATTTGTAAAG CCCTGCATGAGAACACCTGCAATGTGGTCCTTAAAGATCAATACATCGAATGGGGATCCGATCTCGACGTGGTGTACCCGAGCTCATGTGTCCCTCGCAAAATCTTCTGGACCCTAAACAACAGACGCGTGGGGGAAAGCCAGTCGAGATCTGTCAACTCCACCCACGCTGTCCTGTCACTGAGGAACTTCACCCATCAGAGCGCGATACTGGAGTGGCACAGTGCCGATACCCTCCAAGTCCTCGGAGGCACCACTATCACAGCATACT caaAACCCGGCAAAATATCATGTATTTTGTATCGGAAAAATCAGTCAGACGAACTGTCGGCAAACCTCTTCAACTGCAGCTGGGAGGATCCGATTAAACCATCAGCGCAAATACACTACTCTGTACTCAT TGCCACTTCTTCCAACCCGTCCCCGAGTGAGGTCTGCGAATCTAAGTCTAAATACTGCATATGGACGATATCCAACGGAATGAGTCTACTTGATAGTGTGACTGTTACCGTGAGAGCTAAAGCTGCTGCTTGGGAAGCTTGCTCTGACCCACGTGCATTTTTCCCGGATCACATAA GGAAAATGATTCGTCCGAAATTAACCGTCACGCCCTTCCCCGATCACGTGTTGGTTGAGTGGCTCCGAGCAAGTTTCTCTAAAGAGTGTCGCTGTGAAGTCAGCTACGGCAAG GCTGATGGAGGACGTCTTACAGAG ttGAGGCCCAATACGACTCCAGAGAGAAGTCACGGGAAGATGCAGATTGAAAAGTGGGATTCCTGCAGTAACTACACCTTTTCAGTCCGCTGTGCTTTACACGAGGCCCCCTGGAGCGACTGGAGCGACAAGAAGACCGTTTTGACCAAACTAAAAA AGAGAGATGTCAAACCGCTCCTGTGGAGAAAGTTGTCTGAACCAAATGAGGATGGAGTTAGAAAAGTTCGTGCCATGTGGACA GAGATTGCTTCAACGTGCCCGGACATCTTCACCTCGATCAAAGCGGCTCCCATCCAGGAACGCGCGGTGGGAGCAGATCGTAAGGAGGCTTCATGCGGCAGCTCAACCTGTGACGTTTACGTGAACCAAGATGCGCACAGAATAATACTCGCAGTCCTCCGAGATGAAACCCTGCTCGTGGAGGATTCCGTTTATGTTCCCGCCATTGGAGAGA GCCTCCCTCGAGTCACCAACATCCAGGCCGCAACGCTGGGAGGTGTTATTCTGGTCAGCTGGAACGCGCCAATCGAGCCCGTCGCTGCTTACATGGTCGACTGGACCCACGGTGGAGATCGATACTATTGGAAGGAGAGCAGACACACGAACACAACACTGTGCG ACCTCCTGGACAAGCAGCCATACAACATCACAGTGACGCCCCTCTTTGTTGACAAGACGGGTCATGGCGCGCGAGCCCTTCAGATCTGCTCCAGAGCGGGAG ATCCGGGAAATGTAGCGATCCAGGTTGAAGCCAAGGACAAAAGTGCCCTTGTGAGGTGGACGGTGAGCTCCCGGGCGGCGTGCAGCGGCGCCGTTGTCAACTACACCGTCTTCTACAGTACACAGGAGGGACCTCAGCTCA ATATAACGGTAGATGAGACGGAGCAGTTCATCCTTTTGAAAGACCTGCATCGGGAAACGCAGTACAGCGTCCACGTGGAGGCCGCGGCGCTTACTGGAACCACCAGAAGCCGTGAGACGCTCTTTTACACCAAAAGGTTTG ATCCGGAGCTCATCACAGTCGTCAGCGTCTCCGGAAGCATCGCTCTTCTCGCGTTATTGCTCAGTTCATGCATTGCTGTTCA ATGGAAGAAATTCATGAAGAAGCCGGTGCCAAATCCCGCCCTCAGTTCTGTGGTGTTTTGGCCAGCAGGAAGTCATCATGAG GGAACGTGTCCCTTCCAGCCATTCAGCAATCCTTCAGAAAGCATCTGTGACGCGGTTTACACGAGCGAAGCCCAGTCCCCGTCCACGTCTTCGCTCGCTGCTCGCTGCGATAGTAACCCAGCAGGTGACCGGACGGAGGAACACGTCGACCCCCCCACGCCAACAGCGCCGGGCGACCCAGTGAAATCTATAGAGACACAGCATCCCTCTCCTCGGGAGGACTCAACGGGCCCGCTTCTTCCAGAGAACAGCCCGTATCGAAGACAGACTCCTGTGGAAAGCTCTGCCCCGAGGTCCAGTAAACAATGTAAGCGTGTTTCAGTGAAGGAGACGAGAAAAATAGCGCCGGTGACAGTTTACGTCACTTTGGACATGTTTGAACAGGGCCAGGATTGTTGA
- the rdh14b gene encoding retinol dehydrogenase 14b, translating to MSAAVLVAAVVGGGVLLLMRRLFPRQKAAQLLRYPADAMRGKTVIVTGANCGIGKALAGELLKLRARVIMACRDRRGAEEAAEDLRKQAGPEQGEVVVKHLDLASLKSVRAFCEEIKAEESRIDVLINNAGVYQCPYTKTEEGFEMQLGVNHLGHFLLTHLLLDLLKASAPSRIVVVSSKLYKYGSINFDDLNSEAKYDKAFCYSQSKLANLLFTLQLARELQGTAVTVNALTPGIVRTSLGRHVQIPLLAKPLFYLASRVFFKSPLEGAQTPLYLACSPEVEGVSGKCFANCEEEELMAKATDEEAAKRLWDLSSRMVGLAD from the exons ATGTCCGCCGCGGTGCTCGTAGCCGCTGTTGTCGGCGGAGGTGTCCTGCTGCTCATGCGCCGTTTGTTCCCACGACAGAAAGCCGCGCAGCTCCTGCGCTACCCAGCCGACGCCATGCGGGGGAAGACGGTCATCGTGACCGGGGCCAACTGCGGCATAGGGAAGGCCCTGGCCGGGGAGCTGCTGAAGCTCCGCGCCCGGGTCATCATGGCCTGTCGGGACCGGCGGGGCGCCGAAGAGGCGGCCGAGGACCTCAGGAAACAAGCCGGGCCGGAGCAGGGGGAGGTGGTCGTCAAGCACCTGGACCTCGCTTCGCTCAAATCGGTCCGGGCGTTCTGCGAGGAGATCAAAGCG GAGGAGTCCAGGATCGATGTGCTCATCAACAACGCGGGAGTCTACCAGTGTCCCTacacaaagacagaggaggGTTTCGAAATGCAGCTGGGTGTGAATCACCTGGGCCACTTCCTCCTCACCCACCTCCTGCTGGACCTCCTGAAGGCCTCTGCTCCCAGCCGCATCGTCGTCGTGTCCTCCAAGCTCTACAAGTACGGCAGCATCAACTTCGACGACCTGAACAGCGAAGCCAAATACGACAAGGCCTTCTGCTACAGTCAGAGCAAGTTGGCCAACTTGCTGTTCACGCTGCAACTGGCTCGCGAGCTGCAGGGCACGGCGGTCACGGTCAACGCTCTCACCCCGGGCATCGTGAGGACCAGCCTGGGCAGGCACGTTCAAATCCCGCTCCTGGCGAAGCCGCTGTTCTACCTCGCCTCGCGGGTCTTTTTCAAGAGTCCGTTGGAGGGGGCCCAGACCCCGCTCTATCTGGCCTGCTCCCCCGAGGTGGAGGGAGTGTCCGGGAAGTGCTTCGCTAActgtgaagaggaggagctgatggcCAAAGCTACGGATGAGGAAGCAGCCAAGAGGCTGTGGGACCTGAGCAGCCGGATGGTTGGACTCGCTGATTGA
- the LOC120807954 gene encoding brain-enriched guanylate kinase-associated protein isoform X1, translating to MRGKEHRQTMKKIYIGKTALKVPRNGSKHPKKSSLLEQKEDLRKRLSYTTHKLELLQSEFDSTRQYLETELRRAQEELDKFTDKLRRIQSSYSALQRINQDLEEKIQRNSQHHDDEKRALSREIIVLNNHLMEAKLTIEKLQEDNEMYRKDCNLAAQLLQCNESLYRAQLSELPADFQERLTMHMEESPICHTYSDSVPASLIGKVLEKPDEACSSSQASRSPSPQTQDHAFILESLGPGQRLGLRAAYKSDLYSSDTALYCPDDRHRERRPSMDLHGQRKLLYGPQISTDSNPEEGSVGARAGFSREHFAKFPATLRAGSSSYSSFSAGGSEDKGNGPPSSAASSPHHHSLYMEWRDAGDYERKSDSSWERDSPRGFANPHPFQQTEPSHHQNGSSPVYSRTMSSCFSEPYEPLPPSSSPSVAYGDSRRGSTFAPEEDELIGRWRQLSVEDLSAHTYRSPGRASPYSFSEQHFSVRPSKIRLGPLYSSFQEGADCYHHGGGVSDAAWAAGSPSPECSPVLRQAHSQAHLYRAEDSQGSEHSLYHSGSSKDREGNEAAGGQDTEYVDPSPNSSTESLNRRSLEMAAELQHYQAEMHSLPPQASQSPPPPPPPPPPPYNQQFSSLGLTRKDSLTKAQLYGTLLN from the exons ATGAGAGGGAAGGAACACAGACAAACCATGAAAAAGATATACATTGGCAAGACTGCCTTAAAAGTTCCCCGCAATGGCAGCAAACATCCGAAGAAGAG ctctctgctggagcagaaggaggacttACGCAAAAGGCTTTCCTACACGACgcacaagctggagctgctgcagagcgaGTTCGACTCCACGCGGCAGTACCTGGAGACAGAACTGCGGCGAGCGCAGGAAGAGCTGGACAAGTTTACCGACAAGCTGCGCAG AATACAAAGCAGCTACTCAGCACTGCAGAGGATCAACCAAGATCTGGAGGAGAAGATCCAaagaaat TCTCAGCACCACGATGATGAGAAGCGAGCGCTGAGCAGAGAGATCATTGTCCTCAACAACCACCTGATGGAGGCCAAGCTCACCATTGAGAAGCTACAAGAAGACAAC GAAATGTACAGGAAGGACTGTAACCTGGCTGCTCAGCTTCTCCAGTGCAACGAGTCTCTTTACAGGGCGCAGCTCTCCGAG CTGCCGGCTGATTTTCAAGAGCGGCTGACCATGCACATGGAGGAGTCTCCCATCTGCCACACCTACTCCGACTCTGTCCCGGCCTCTCTCATCGGCAAAGTGCTGGAGAAGCCAGACgaggcctgcagcagcagccaggcCTCCCGCTCGCCCAGCCCCCAAACCCAGGACCACGCTTTCATCTTGGAGAGCTTGGGGCCGGGGCAGCGGCTGGGGCTCCGCGCGGCCTACAAATCTGACCTGTACAGCAGCGACACGGCGCTGTACTGCCCCGACGACCGCCATCGCGAGCGGAGGCCCAGCATGGATCTCCACGGCCAGAGGAAGCTTCTGTACGGGCCCCAAATCTCTACCGACAGCAACCCGGAGGAGGGCTCGGTGGGCGCGAGGGCCGGCTTTTCCCGGGAGCACTTTGCCAAGTTCCCTGCCACACTGCGCGCGGGCTCCAGCTCCTACTCCAGCTTCAGCGCAGGCGGGTCCGAAGACAAAGGCAACGGTCCGCCCAGCAGCGCCGCTTCCTCCCCGCACCACCACTCCCTCTACATGGAGTGGAGGGATGCAGGGGACTATGAGAGAAAGAGCGACTCGTCCTGGGAGAGGGACAGTCCGAGAGGCTTCGccaacccccaccccttccAGCAGACAGAGCCGAGCCACCACCAGAACGGCAGCTCGCCCGTCTACAGCCGCACCATGTCGTCCTGTTTCAGCGAGCCCTACGAGCCGCTGCCTCCCTCCTCGTCCCCGAGCGTCGCCTACGGGGACAGCCGTCGGGGCAGCACATTCGCCCCGGAGGAGGATGAGCTGATCGGTCGCTGGAGACAGCTCAGCGTGGAGGACCTGAGCGCCCACACCTACCGCAGCCCCGGCCGGGCCTCCCCTTACAGCTTCTCGGAGCAGCACTTCTCCGTCCGGCCCTCCAAGATCCGACTCGGCCCGCTCTACAGCAGCTTCCAGGAGGGGGCCGACTGTTACCACCACGGAGGGGGTGTCTCGGACGCGGCGTGGGCGGCCGGCAGCCCCAGCCCCGAATGCAGCCCGGTGCTGCGGCAGGCCCACAGCCAAGCCCACCTGTACCGGGCCGAGGACAGCCAGGGGTCCGAGCACAGCCTCTACCACTCAGGGAGCTCCAAGGACAGGGAGGGCAACGAGGCGGCCGGCGGCCAGGATACGGAATACGTCGACCCCAGCCCCAACAGCTCCACCGAGTCTCTGAACCGCAGGTCCCTGGAGATGGCCGCGGAGCTGCAGCACTACCAAGCGGAAATGCACAGCCTGCCCCCGCAGGCTAGCcagtcgccgccgccgccgcctccacccCCGCCTCCGCCGTACAACCAGCAGTTTAGCTCCTTGGGACTCACCAGGAAGGACAGTCTGACCAAGGCCCAGCTTTATGGAACTCTTCTGAACTGA
- the LOC120807954 gene encoding brain-enriched guanylate kinase-associated protein isoform X3, whose translation MNNIYTVSSLLEQKEDLRKRLSYTTHKLELLQSEFDSTRQYLETELRRAQEELDKFTDKLRRIQSSYSALQRINQDLEEKIQRNSQHHDDEKRALSREIIVLNNHLMEAKLTIEKLQEDNEMYRKDCNLAAQLLQCNESLYRAQLSELPADFQERLTMHMEESPICHTYSDSVPASLIGKVLEKPDEACSSSQASRSPSPQTQDHAFILESLGPGQRLGLRAAYKSDLYSSDTALYCPDDRHRERRPSMDLHGQRKLLYGPQISTDSNPEEGSVGARAGFSREHFAKFPATLRAGSSSYSSFSAGGSEDKGNGPPSSAASSPHHHSLYMEWRDAGDYERKSDSSWERDSPRGFANPHPFQQTEPSHHQNGSSPVYSRTMSSCFSEPYEPLPPSSSPSVAYGDSRRGSTFAPEEDELIGRWRQLSVEDLSAHTYRSPGRASPYSFSEQHFSVRPSKIRLGPLYSSFQEGADCYHHGGGVSDAAWAAGSPSPECSPVLRQAHSQAHLYRAEDSQGSEHSLYHSGSSKDREGNEAAGGQDTEYVDPSPNSSTESLNRRSLEMAAELQHYQAEMHSLPPQASQSPPPPPPPPPPPYNQQFSSLGLTRKDSLTKAQLYGTLLN comes from the exons ATGAACAACATATACACTGTGAG ctctctgctggagcagaaggaggacttACGCAAAAGGCTTTCCTACACGACgcacaagctggagctgctgcagagcgaGTTCGACTCCACGCGGCAGTACCTGGAGACAGAACTGCGGCGAGCGCAGGAAGAGCTGGACAAGTTTACCGACAAGCTGCGCAG AATACAAAGCAGCTACTCAGCACTGCAGAGGATCAACCAAGATCTGGAGGAGAAGATCCAaagaaat TCTCAGCACCACGATGATGAGAAGCGAGCGCTGAGCAGAGAGATCATTGTCCTCAACAACCACCTGATGGAGGCCAAGCTCACCATTGAGAAGCTACAAGAAGACAAC GAAATGTACAGGAAGGACTGTAACCTGGCTGCTCAGCTTCTCCAGTGCAACGAGTCTCTTTACAGGGCGCAGCTCTCCGAG CTGCCGGCTGATTTTCAAGAGCGGCTGACCATGCACATGGAGGAGTCTCCCATCTGCCACACCTACTCCGACTCTGTCCCGGCCTCTCTCATCGGCAAAGTGCTGGAGAAGCCAGACgaggcctgcagcagcagccaggcCTCCCGCTCGCCCAGCCCCCAAACCCAGGACCACGCTTTCATCTTGGAGAGCTTGGGGCCGGGGCAGCGGCTGGGGCTCCGCGCGGCCTACAAATCTGACCTGTACAGCAGCGACACGGCGCTGTACTGCCCCGACGACCGCCATCGCGAGCGGAGGCCCAGCATGGATCTCCACGGCCAGAGGAAGCTTCTGTACGGGCCCCAAATCTCTACCGACAGCAACCCGGAGGAGGGCTCGGTGGGCGCGAGGGCCGGCTTTTCCCGGGAGCACTTTGCCAAGTTCCCTGCCACACTGCGCGCGGGCTCCAGCTCCTACTCCAGCTTCAGCGCAGGCGGGTCCGAAGACAAAGGCAACGGTCCGCCCAGCAGCGCCGCTTCCTCCCCGCACCACCACTCCCTCTACATGGAGTGGAGGGATGCAGGGGACTATGAGAGAAAGAGCGACTCGTCCTGGGAGAGGGACAGTCCGAGAGGCTTCGccaacccccaccccttccAGCAGACAGAGCCGAGCCACCACCAGAACGGCAGCTCGCCCGTCTACAGCCGCACCATGTCGTCCTGTTTCAGCGAGCCCTACGAGCCGCTGCCTCCCTCCTCGTCCCCGAGCGTCGCCTACGGGGACAGCCGTCGGGGCAGCACATTCGCCCCGGAGGAGGATGAGCTGATCGGTCGCTGGAGACAGCTCAGCGTGGAGGACCTGAGCGCCCACACCTACCGCAGCCCCGGCCGGGCCTCCCCTTACAGCTTCTCGGAGCAGCACTTCTCCGTCCGGCCCTCCAAGATCCGACTCGGCCCGCTCTACAGCAGCTTCCAGGAGGGGGCCGACTGTTACCACCACGGAGGGGGTGTCTCGGACGCGGCGTGGGCGGCCGGCAGCCCCAGCCCCGAATGCAGCCCGGTGCTGCGGCAGGCCCACAGCCAAGCCCACCTGTACCGGGCCGAGGACAGCCAGGGGTCCGAGCACAGCCTCTACCACTCAGGGAGCTCCAAGGACAGGGAGGGCAACGAGGCGGCCGGCGGCCAGGATACGGAATACGTCGACCCCAGCCCCAACAGCTCCACCGAGTCTCTGAACCGCAGGTCCCTGGAGATGGCCGCGGAGCTGCAGCACTACCAAGCGGAAATGCACAGCCTGCCCCCGCAGGCTAGCcagtcgccgccgccgccgcctccacccCCGCCTCCGCCGTACAACCAGCAGTTTAGCTCCTTGGGACTCACCAGGAAGGACAGTCTGACCAAGGCCCAGCTTTATGGAACTCTTCTGAACTGA
- the LOC120807954 gene encoding brain-enriched guanylate kinase-associated protein isoform X2 yields MKLCVSGSSLLEQKEDLRKRLSYTTHKLELLQSEFDSTRQYLETELRRAQEELDKFTDKLRRIQSSYSALQRINQDLEEKIQRNSQHHDDEKRALSREIIVLNNHLMEAKLTIEKLQEDNEMYRKDCNLAAQLLQCNESLYRAQLSELPADFQERLTMHMEESPICHTYSDSVPASLIGKVLEKPDEACSSSQASRSPSPQTQDHAFILESLGPGQRLGLRAAYKSDLYSSDTALYCPDDRHRERRPSMDLHGQRKLLYGPQISTDSNPEEGSVGARAGFSREHFAKFPATLRAGSSSYSSFSAGGSEDKGNGPPSSAASSPHHHSLYMEWRDAGDYERKSDSSWERDSPRGFANPHPFQQTEPSHHQNGSSPVYSRTMSSCFSEPYEPLPPSSSPSVAYGDSRRGSTFAPEEDELIGRWRQLSVEDLSAHTYRSPGRASPYSFSEQHFSVRPSKIRLGPLYSSFQEGADCYHHGGGVSDAAWAAGSPSPECSPVLRQAHSQAHLYRAEDSQGSEHSLYHSGSSKDREGNEAAGGQDTEYVDPSPNSSTESLNRRSLEMAAELQHYQAEMHSLPPQASQSPPPPPPPPPPPYNQQFSSLGLTRKDSLTKAQLYGTLLN; encoded by the exons ATGAAGCTCTGCGTGAGCGGAAG ctctctgctggagcagaaggaggacttACGCAAAAGGCTTTCCTACACGACgcacaagctggagctgctgcagagcgaGTTCGACTCCACGCGGCAGTACCTGGAGACAGAACTGCGGCGAGCGCAGGAAGAGCTGGACAAGTTTACCGACAAGCTGCGCAG AATACAAAGCAGCTACTCAGCACTGCAGAGGATCAACCAAGATCTGGAGGAGAAGATCCAaagaaat TCTCAGCACCACGATGATGAGAAGCGAGCGCTGAGCAGAGAGATCATTGTCCTCAACAACCACCTGATGGAGGCCAAGCTCACCATTGAGAAGCTACAAGAAGACAAC GAAATGTACAGGAAGGACTGTAACCTGGCTGCTCAGCTTCTCCAGTGCAACGAGTCTCTTTACAGGGCGCAGCTCTCCGAG CTGCCGGCTGATTTTCAAGAGCGGCTGACCATGCACATGGAGGAGTCTCCCATCTGCCACACCTACTCCGACTCTGTCCCGGCCTCTCTCATCGGCAAAGTGCTGGAGAAGCCAGACgaggcctgcagcagcagccaggcCTCCCGCTCGCCCAGCCCCCAAACCCAGGACCACGCTTTCATCTTGGAGAGCTTGGGGCCGGGGCAGCGGCTGGGGCTCCGCGCGGCCTACAAATCTGACCTGTACAGCAGCGACACGGCGCTGTACTGCCCCGACGACCGCCATCGCGAGCGGAGGCCCAGCATGGATCTCCACGGCCAGAGGAAGCTTCTGTACGGGCCCCAAATCTCTACCGACAGCAACCCGGAGGAGGGCTCGGTGGGCGCGAGGGCCGGCTTTTCCCGGGAGCACTTTGCCAAGTTCCCTGCCACACTGCGCGCGGGCTCCAGCTCCTACTCCAGCTTCAGCGCAGGCGGGTCCGAAGACAAAGGCAACGGTCCGCCCAGCAGCGCCGCTTCCTCCCCGCACCACCACTCCCTCTACATGGAGTGGAGGGATGCAGGGGACTATGAGAGAAAGAGCGACTCGTCCTGGGAGAGGGACAGTCCGAGAGGCTTCGccaacccccaccccttccAGCAGACAGAGCCGAGCCACCACCAGAACGGCAGCTCGCCCGTCTACAGCCGCACCATGTCGTCCTGTTTCAGCGAGCCCTACGAGCCGCTGCCTCCCTCCTCGTCCCCGAGCGTCGCCTACGGGGACAGCCGTCGGGGCAGCACATTCGCCCCGGAGGAGGATGAGCTGATCGGTCGCTGGAGACAGCTCAGCGTGGAGGACCTGAGCGCCCACACCTACCGCAGCCCCGGCCGGGCCTCCCCTTACAGCTTCTCGGAGCAGCACTTCTCCGTCCGGCCCTCCAAGATCCGACTCGGCCCGCTCTACAGCAGCTTCCAGGAGGGGGCCGACTGTTACCACCACGGAGGGGGTGTCTCGGACGCGGCGTGGGCGGCCGGCAGCCCCAGCCCCGAATGCAGCCCGGTGCTGCGGCAGGCCCACAGCCAAGCCCACCTGTACCGGGCCGAGGACAGCCAGGGGTCCGAGCACAGCCTCTACCACTCAGGGAGCTCCAAGGACAGGGAGGGCAACGAGGCGGCCGGCGGCCAGGATACGGAATACGTCGACCCCAGCCCCAACAGCTCCACCGAGTCTCTGAACCGCAGGTCCCTGGAGATGGCCGCGGAGCTGCAGCACTACCAAGCGGAAATGCACAGCCTGCCCCCGCAGGCTAGCcagtcgccgccgccgccgcctccacccCCGCCTCCGCCGTACAACCAGCAGTTTAGCTCCTTGGGACTCACCAGGAAGGACAGTCTGACCAAGGCCCAGCTTTATGGAACTCTTCTGAACTGA